The Gemella haemolysans ATCC 10379 genome segment TCTGAAATTGAAAAATCAGTATTCGCTAATAAGTAACAAGCGTTAGAAATACGTTTATCGTGGATATAATCTACGATACTAATCCCCATATCTTTATTGAAAATTGAAGATAGATAACTCTTATTAACACCTAGGTAATCACTCACGTTATCTAAGCTAATTTTCTCAGAAATACGATCATTAATATACGCTATACAGTTACGAACTACAGCTTGTTTATCTTTGTATTTATTTCTGTCTACAAGTAAACAGTAACTTCTAATAACATCTTCTGATAAATCGTAGTTATCAAGTTTGTTTTTAATTTTAACCCATAATTCTTCAATTCCTAGGTAATCATCATTATGTTGTTCTAAAGCATAACGTAATAAATCATTCATATTATATGATTTTCTACGACGAACATTAACACCCTGTTCTATATGATTTTCTTCTACTCCATGATTTCTATGACGAAGATCAAACAACATATTCACACGAGAAATATTTCCATCTACTACAGCTTCTAATATTTCACGTTTAAACTTAACTTCACTCTCTAAAATACCGTTTAAATAAGTATTTTTTCTCGATGATGCTCTTCTTACATTTTTAACACTTGAGTCTTCTACTAAGACGATTGCATCTAAGAAATCTACATTTTCATCTTCAACTAATAACTCGATTAAGTAGTTGAATTTTTTACGTGGTGTAATTGGTAATGAAAAATATACATCACAAATTAATTCATTAATACTTGCTCCGTACTTAGTTAGAGATTCTTGGAATAATTTTGTTGGTATTAAGTACTCTAAAAATGGAGTAATTAAGTAGAACTCTTCTTCGTTTTCACTCGGAATAAATAAACAAGAAATCCCTAATCCACTTTGACATTTCACTAACTTACCAGCTTTTAATCCTTCTTTTACTTTTGATAAATTCCTCTTAATAAATCTACTAAAAATACTACTTAACTGTTCTTCCCCTAAATTAAGTCGGATTTCTTCATCCGTATATTTATAAGTTAATACATCTCCATTTAAATCTAAAATATCCTTAATTCGCTCAATTTTCTTTAATGAACTTCTCATCTTACCTACCTCCTAACAACTTTTAATTTTAGTCTATTGTAATATCACGTCTTGCATTTACAATATATGAAATTGTAAAGAATACAACACTATATGCTACTAACATAATAATTAATGCATTTGCATTATCAAACTTAAATACTTCTTTTACAGTGTGACGTCCTGCTTCACTTGCATAATATGAGCTAAATAGCGGTACATCGAACATATGGTATTTTGCCCATGAGAATTTTGAAACTGCAAATATTGTTAAAGCTTGAATTAATCCAGTTCCTAAAAGTGATAACATAACTAATACCAATGATAGAATTTGTGTTTTAAACACTACACAAACTAATACTACCATAGCAACAAAGAAGATAAACACTGCTAAGTCTGCTAAATTTGTAATAATTAATTGTTTAGCAACTGTTCTACCAAAATACCCTTCTTCTATAGTATCATTCAAATGATTTAAACCTACTTTTCTATTGAAAAATACATAATATTTTGTTAAAAAGTCAAATACTGTTCCCACTACTAAGAATATAATATAGTTAATAAACGCTAAAACTATTTTCGCAGTAAGTATTGCAGAACGAGATTTTGGTTTTGTATATAAGAATTTAATAGTTCCTTTTGAATACTCTTGAGACAAGTTATTAGCTAACATAATTAGTGAGAATATCATAGCTACTGAAGTTGAAACCACTGTTAGTCCGCTAAGTATTTTCACAGCATCGATGCCATCTTCAAACTGTCTTTTTGTAAAATAACTATTTAATAAGATAATCCCAAACAATAGTAATAAGTATAACCATGTAGTTTTCTTTTTGTAATCTTTTATAAATTCATTTATAAATAATTTCATTATTTTCTCTCCCCTCCTGTAATTTGTAGGAATCGATCCTCTAATGATGTATGTAGTTCACGAATTGTATCTATTTCTACATTGTTATTAACTAGATATGTAATAATACGAGCTTTCTCTTCACGATCAAGATTTTCAAAGACAAATCCATCGTTAGTTAACTCATATCTAACACCTAATTCTCTCACTAATATTTCTGTTTTTTCTACATCATGTGTTTTCATTAATGTTTTAATAATTTCATCTGCTACTAGGTTTTCTAGTTTATCATCTGCAATAATTCTACCTTTTTCGATTACGATAACTCTATCACAAACTTTTTCGATTTCATCTAGTAAGTGTGATGAAATTAAGATTGATACTCCAGTTGATGCGATTTCTTTAAGTTTGTTACGGAAATCTTGAACTCCTTGTGGATCTAAACCATTTACAGGTTCATCAAGAATAAGTACCTTAGGATCATTAAGTAATGCTTGAGCTAATCCTAATCGTTGACGCATACCTAGAGAATAAGTTTTAACTTTCTTTCTAATAACTTTTTTTAGTCCAACGAATTCTACTAACTCTTTCATACGTGCTCTTGTTACTTTTTTACCACAAACACGAGCAATTTGTTTTAAGTTAGACCATCCAGACATATAGTTATAAAACTCTGGTGTTTCAATCATCGCTCCAACTTCTTTAAGCATAGCAGTTTTACCTAAACCTAAAGGTTTCTCAAAACAATAAACATCCCCTTTAGTTATTTTAGTTAATCCTACCATCATTCTCATTATAGTAGTCTTACCACTTCCGTTTGGCCCCAATAGTCCAATAATTTCACCTTTACGCATGTCAAAAGTAATATCCTCAACTATTGTTTTTAATCCAATACGTTTTTTAAGTCCTAAAACCTCTAATACAACTGGACTTTCTTCCACTTCTTCTTTTTTAACTTCTTTTGCTTGTTCATTTTCGATTGCATGAACTAACTCATTTCTATCTAATACAACCGTTTCCGCATGAACATCTGTCTCTTCAGTAATAGTAGGCATAATTACCGTCTCTTCTAAATTCTCCTGCTCACCAAGCGGTTTTCTAGTATATGTAGATGAATTTTCTATATCTACCTGTTTTCTAATTTTTTCTAGTAAACTTGAGTAATCATCTGATTTTTTACTATTTTTTCCCAATTCATCATTACTTAATATATCTTTATTTTTTTCTGAATTTGTCATTATTTGTAGAAGATTCCTTTCTTATAAATTTTCTTTTATATTATATCATATTTATACTATTATTTCCATTAAATAATGAATAATTATTTTTTATTTTACTACTTTACCTATTAACATATCATAAACCATTATTTAAGATTTTTTTATTTATATAATTACCTTTAAATTGTGAAAGTTTAAAAGCCATCTACATCAACATCTATCATTTTTCCATACAATTATATTTTCTTAAAATTTTGATTATACTTGTACATACATTATTATAAAAATTCTAAAAATTTATACATAACATTACTATTTACACTATAAGTTTATTTGCTATTAAAATCCATATTTGTTTTTATAATAACTTTTATAAATAATAACCTATTAAATTTATTATTACAGATATAATATACTTTTTTTCATTTACATAACCTTATTTATCCAAAACACTCTTATCAAATTAAAATTACATTTAAATTTATGATATAATATAACTTGAGGTGAATATACTTTGAAAAAAGAACTTAGAAAAAAATTTATTATTGAAAGAAACAATTTGTCTGAAGATTATAGAAATAATGCATCCGCTAAAATACTCTCTAAACTTGAAAATAACAAAATATTTATGTCTGCAGAAAAAATATTCATTTTTGTAGGATTTGGTAGTGAAGTACCTACCCTATCATTTATAAATAAATGGATTGGTAAAAAGCAGATCTTTGTACCAAAAATCGAAAATAAAATTATGAATCTAGTACATATAACATCTATAGAAAACTTAACTCCAGGACACTTTGGAGTACTAGAACCTACTAGTTGTAGCTATTATACTGGTAGCATTGATTTAGTAATTACCCCTTCTATAGTATTCGATAAAAATGGATATCGTCTTGGGTATGGCAAAGGTTATTATGATAAATATTTTACAACAAATAAGCATAAGACTAGCATCGGTTTATCATATGATAAGCTTCTTCAAGAAAAAGTCCCTACTGATAAATATGATAAAAAGGTAGACATTATAATAACAGAGGAGCAAACATTAATAATCAATGAAAAATATAATAGTAACGACTAGTGTAAAAACAACACCCCAACTCAACACTAAGGCACAAAATCTTGCCAACGAATTAAATTTAAAATATATTATAAGAAATAAAAAAACAATTAAACAATTACTAGAATCTGCTCAAGGTGCACTCGTAGTATACAAAAATAAACTAAGTTATTTCGAGAATGATTCAGAATTTTTCTTCCATCTAGATACGACTGCATTAAAAATTAAAAATTCGGACAATGAGCCTCTAGTTGAAATAATAGGTAAAGAAAAGCAAAATGTTCTAGATTGTACGATGGGGCTTGCAGGAGATAGTATTCTCCTAAGCTATTACAGCCACAATGTTACTTCTCTAGAAAAAAATAAGATTATACATCTCATTACAAGTAGCGGACTAAAACACTACGCTTCCCCTAACGAAGAGATAAACAAAGCGATGAGAAAGATCATTACTCATAACTTTGATTGTATAGATTATTTAAAGAAAACTCCTGATAATGCATTCGATATAATATACTTTGACCCTATGTTTTCACATGATATAGCCGAATCTAACAATCTTTCAGGAATAACTCCTCTTGCCGATAGTCATTTCAAATATGATGAATTTATAAAAGAAGCATATCGGGTTGCAAGAGGTAAGATTATTATTAAAGCTCACTTCAAGGACAATGTATTTGAAAGATACAACTTTACAAGAATAATTAGAAAAAACACTAAATTCCACTTCGGATTCCTCGATATAAATCAAAAAACCAAAAACTAAGCTTTAAAGCTTAATTTTTGGTTTTTCATTTTTCATTTCTTTTACAGCTTGATAACCATCATATCCAGTGATTTCTTTGAAATCACGATACAAAGAATTCTCCTCAGACTTAGCTCGAACTACACTCTTAAAGTCTTTGTATGCAGCTTTAAATTCTGATAGTTCTACTCCCGATAAATAACATTCTTCTACTAAATCTAAAAATTTAATAATAATTGTTATCTCATCCGTATTATATAATGTATAATCTATTGGATAATTAAATTCCATACTCTTACCTACTCAAATGTATAACCAACACCGCGAACAGTTCTTAGGTTTTTATCATAACCAATTTTTCGTAACTCTTTTCTTAATCCTGAAATATAAACTTCGATAGCGTTAATCGTTGTTTCTGAATCAACACCCCACACACGATCAAATATTTCTTCTTTTTCTAGTACGATATTATTATTGATTACAAAGAATGATAATAATTCAAGGTATTTCCCTTTAATTGTATCTAATGTCCCACCATTTGATGATACCAATTCA includes the following:
- a CDS encoding helix-turn-helix transcriptional regulator produces the protein MRSSLKKIERIKDILDLNGDVLTYKYTDEEIRLNLGEEQLSSIFSRFIKRNLSKVKEGLKAGKLVKCQSGLGISCLFIPSENEEEFYLITPFLEYLIPTKLFQESLTKYGASINELICDVYFSLPITPRKKFNYLIELLVEDENVDFLDAIVLVEDSSVKNVRRASSRKNTYLNGILESEVKFKREILEAVVDGNISRVNMLFDLRHRNHGVEENHIEQGVNVRRRKSYNMNDLLRYALEQHNDDYLGIEELWVKIKNKLDNYDLSEDVIRSYCLLVDRNKYKDKQAVVRNCIAYINDRISEKISLDNVSDYLGVNKSYLSSIFNKDMGISIVDYIHDKRISNACYLLANTDFSISEVADYIGYFDTSYFIRIFKTLVKMTPLKYRESLSKR
- a CDS encoding ABC transporter permease subunit codes for the protein MKLFINEFIKDYKKKTTWLYLLLLFGIILLNSYFTKRQFEDGIDAVKILSGLTVVSTSVAMIFSLIMLANNLSQEYSKGTIKFLYTKPKSRSAILTAKIVLAFINYIIFLVVGTVFDFLTKYYVFFNRKVGLNHLNDTIEEGYFGRTVAKQLIITNLADLAVFIFFVAMVVLVCVVFKTQILSLVLVMLSLLGTGLIQALTIFAVSKFSWAKYHMFDVPLFSSYYASEAGRHTVKEVFKFDNANALIIMLVAYSVVFFTISYIVNARRDITID
- a CDS encoding ABC transporter ATP-binding protein, whose translation is MTNSEKNKDILSNDELGKNSKKSDDYSSLLEKIRKQVDIENSSTYTRKPLGEQENLEETVIMPTITEETDVHAETVVLDRNELVHAIENEQAKEVKKEEVEESPVVLEVLGLKKRIGLKTIVEDITFDMRKGEIIGLLGPNGSGKTTIMRMMVGLTKITKGDVYCFEKPLGLGKTAMLKEVGAMIETPEFYNYMSGWSNLKQIARVCGKKVTRARMKELVEFVGLKKVIRKKVKTYSLGMRQRLGLAQALLNDPKVLILDEPVNGLDPQGVQDFRNKLKEIASTGVSILISSHLLDEIEKVCDRVIVIEKGRIIADDKLENLVADEIIKTLMKTHDVEKTEILVRELGVRYELTNDGFVFENLDREEKARIITYLVNNNVEIDTIRELHTSLEDRFLQITGGERK
- a CDS encoding 5-formyltetrahydrofolate cyclo-ligase, with amino-acid sequence MKKELRKKFIIERNNLSEDYRNNASAKILSKLENNKIFMSAEKIFIFVGFGSEVPTLSFINKWIGKKQIFVPKIENKIMNLVHITSIENLTPGHFGVLEPTSCSYYTGSIDLVITPSIVFDKNGYRLGYGKGYYDKYFTTNKHKTSIGLSYDKLLQEKVPTDKYDKKVDIIITEEQTLIINEKYNSND
- a CDS encoding class I SAM-dependent methyltransferase, producing the protein MKNIIVTTSVKTTPQLNTKAQNLANELNLKYIIRNKKTIKQLLESAQGALVVYKNKLSYFENDSEFFFHLDTTALKIKNSDNEPLVEIIGKEKQNVLDCTMGLAGDSILLSYYSHNVTSLEKNKIIHLITSSGLKHYASPNEEINKAMRKIITHNFDCIDYLKKTPDNAFDIIYFDPMFSHDIAESNNLSGITPLADSHFKYDEFIKEAYRVARGKIIIKAHFKDNVFERYNFTRIIRKNTKFHFGFLDINQKTKN
- a CDS encoding UPF0223 family protein; its protein translation is MEFNYPIDYTLYNTDEITIIIKFLDLVEECYLSGVELSEFKAAYKDFKSVVRAKSEENSLYRDFKEITGYDGYQAVKEMKNEKPKIKL